Proteins from a genomic interval of Quercus lobata isolate SW786 chromosome 11, ValleyOak3.0 Primary Assembly, whole genome shotgun sequence:
- the LOC115968468 gene encoding disease resistance protein RPP2B-like, protein MRLCNWIDMKLFSSLVKNAFNKNEPEADYLQLTDQFIFYANGLPLALQIIGSDLRGRNICQWESELEKYKNIPNKEIQKILKVSFEGLDKNEQDIFLDIACFFKGLSKNYVVDILAACNLYPDSGISKLIDKCLIRVEFDKLWMHDLLQQMGREIVRQESNVPGERTRLWCYDDALEVLTENTGSDKIRGIMLCFHKPITVTLAPKAFERMRNLKFLIVDNVHICEELEYLPNGLRLLHLPNFHFPLPSNFCPQKLVTLEMPRSRIRLEKLFKQEFHFQNLTCINLSKFVKNFKIFQAISRGNLSTL, encoded by the exons ATGAGGTTGTGCAATTGGATCGACATGAAGCTTTTCAGCTCTTTAGTAAAGAATGCCTTCAACAAAAATGAACCTGAGGCAGATTATTTACAACTTACAGATCAATTCATATTTTATGCCAATGGCCTTCCATTAGCTCTACAAATTATAGGTTCTGATTTACGTGGAAGAAACATTTGCCAATGGGAAAGTGAATTAGAAAAGTATAAGAATATTCCCaacaaagaaattcaaaaaatactaaaagtAAGTTTTGAAGGATTGGACAAAAATGAACAGGATATTTTCCTcgatattgcatgtttcttcaaAGGATTGTCCAAAAATTATGTTGTGGATATCTTAGCTGCTTGCAATTTATATCCGGATTCTGGTATTTCAAAACTTATTGATAAGTGTCTCATAAGGGTTGAATTTGACAAGTTATGGATGCATGACTTGCTACAACAAATGGGTAGAGAAATTGTTCGACAAGAATCAAATGTGCCTGGAGAACGTACAAGGCTATGGTGTTATGATGATGCTTTAGAAGTTCTTACAGAAAATACG GGTTCAGATAAAATTCGAGGCATAATGTTGTGCTTCCATAAACCAATAACGGTGACATTGGCACCTAAAGCTTTCGAAAGGATGagaaatctcaaatttcttataGTTGATAATGTGCACATTTGTGAAGAACTTGAATATCTCCCCAACGGATTAAGGTTGCTTCATTTGCCTAATTTTCATTTTCCCTTACCATCCAATTTTTGTCCTCAAAAACTTGTTACACTCGAGATGCCACGTAGTCGCATTCGGTTAGAGAAGTTATTTAAGCAG gAGTTTCACTTCCAGAATTTGACATGTATCAACCTCAGCAAAT TTgtgaaaaacttcaaaattttccaagCCATCTCACGTGGAAATCTCTCAACACTTTGA
- the LOC115968466 gene encoding 20 kDa chaperonin, chloroplastic-like: LINLNSGFLFLWDLRVDPEIATAQFTSSSISTRNLSSFQGLQLSTVKVSPSVEHLGVGSGLFQRALTGLVASKYTNIKPLGDRVLVKIKTAEEKTDGGILVPTIAQTKPQGGEVVATGEGKTVRKNKVDINVKIGTQIVYSKYAGTKLEFSGSKHLILKDDDIVGILETDDAKELKPLNDRVLIKVTEIEEKTAGALLLTKLTKKKPSIGTVIAVGPGPLDEEGNRKPLSLAPGSIVMYSDYARIDFKGKDGYDYIALRVLDVMAVLS, from the exons CTTATTAATTTGAATTCTGGTTTTCTGTTTTTGTGGGATTTGAGAGTAGACCCAGAAATAGCTACAGCTCAGTTTACATCATCCTCAATTTCAACGAGGAACTTGTCTTCGTTTCAAGGGCTTCAACTATCAACAGTGAAAGTTAGTCCTTCAGTGGAGCATTTGGGAGTGGGGAGCGGTCTCTTTCAGAGGGCACTTACGGGTCTGGTTGCTTCCAAG TACACCAACATTAAGCCTTTGGGTGATAGAGTGTTGGTCAAGATCAAAACAGCTGAGGAAAAGACAGATGGTGGAATTTTGGTCCCAACAATTGCTCAAACTAAGCCTCAAGGAGGTGAGGTGGTTGCAACTGGAGAGGGTAAGACAGTTAGGAAGAACAAAGTAGACATCAATGTGAAG ATTGGCACCCAAATTGTGTATTCCAAGTATGCAGGGACTAAGTTGGAGTTCAGTGGTTCAAAGCATCTTATTTTGAAGGATGATGATATAGTTGGTATTCTTGAAACAGATGATGCCAAGGAACTTAAGCCCCTGAATGATAGAGTTTTAATCAAG GTTACTGAGATTGAGGAAAAGACTGCTGGGGCTTTGTTGCTGACAAAGCTGACCAAGAAGAAACCTTCCATTGGGACG GTGATTGCGGTTGGGCCTGGTCCTCTAGATGAAGAAGGCAATAGGAAACCATTATCCCTCGCCCCAGGGAGCATAGTCATGTATTCCGATTATGCTAGGATTGACTTTAAGGGCAAAGACGGTTACGATTACATTGCTTTAAGGGTTTTAGATGTTATGGCTGTTCTTTCTTAG
- the LOC115967262 gene encoding TMV resistance protein N-like, with the protein MVAFPTDEGDSFSSSTHRGDYDVFLSFRDEDTRHGFTGYLYQALCDKGFKTFIDNKDLQRGEEISAELIKAIKSSMISIIIFSQNFAFSTWCLEELTKIIECKKNGQKVLPVFYKVDPFEVRKQEGSFGLALTTHEKKFENNIEKVLRWRAALYEAASLSGWHYEDGVL; encoded by the exons ATGGTGGCCTTCCCAACCGATGAGGGagactccttttcttcttccactCATAGGGGGGACTATGATGTCTTCTTGAGTTTTAGGGATGAAGATACTCGCCATGGTTTTACTGGCTATTTATATCAGGCTTTGTGTGACAAAGGTTTCAAGACCTTCATTGATAATAAAGATCTCCAAAGAGGTGAAGAAATTTCAGCAGAACTTATCAAAGCCATTAAATCATCAATGATTTCAATTATCATATTCTCTCAAAACTTTGCATTTTCCACTTGGTGCCTTGAAGAACTTACcaaaattattgagtgtaaGAAAAATGGACAAAAAGTTTTACCAGTTTTTTACAAAGTGGATCCATTTGAAGTACGCAAGCAGGAAGGTAGTTTTGGATTAGCACTAActacacatgaaaaaaaattcgaGAATAACATAGAGAAAGTGCTGAGGTGGAGGGCAGCTTTATATGAAGCAGCTAGTTTGTCTGGATGGCATTATGAGGATGG AGTATTATAA